In one window of Acidovorax sp. HDW3 DNA:
- the nirB gene encoding nitrite reductase large subunit NirB — protein MKRAKLVLVGNGMAGVRTLEELLKLAPELYDITIFGAEPHPNYNRILLSPVLAGEQTLEQIVLNDWSWYQEHGITLHTGTTVTEVNRARRTVHATDANGEAITVPYDRLILATGSNPFMLPIPGKDLAGVLAYRDIADTQAMIDAAAKYRHAVVIGGGLLGLEAANGLMKRGMQVTVVHAGEWLMERQLDPVAGQMLQKALAERGMNFLMSAQTQELLGGDDGRVKAVRFKDGSEVSADLVVMAVGIRPNTQLAESMRLHVNRGIVVNDTMQTTTDARIYAVGECAAHRGVAYGLVAPLFEQGKVLANHLAEFGIGRYVGSQTSTKLKVTGIDLFSAGDFMGGEGTEEILLSDPGSGQYKKLVLKDDKLVGACLYGNTVDGSWYFRLLREGRSVAELRDKLMFGESNIGEGGHAGQNQAATLPDSFEVCGCNGVTKGTICKAIKEKGLFTIDEVRKHTKASASCGSCTGLVEQILMATVGGAYAAASTAQPVCACTDHGHQAVRDAIRTHHLISKEEVFAFMEWKTPDGCPKCRPAVNYYLTSTWPKEALDDPQSRAINERSHANIQKDGTYSVIPRMWGGETTAAELRRIADVVDKYQIPGVKVTGGQRIDLLGVKKEDLQGVWRDIGMPCGHAYGKSLRTVKTCVGSEWCRFGTQDSSQLGRDLERALWRMYAPHKVKLAVSGCPRNCAESGIKDVGIIGVDSGWEIHIAGNGGIKTEVAHFFTKVKTAEEVMEISGAFLQLYREEGWYLERTTHYVARVGLEHVKHKVLEDADNRQALWARLQFALEGEPDPWFEGEKARVDERQFIPIAVAI, from the coding sequence ATGAAGCGAGCAAAACTGGTTCTGGTAGGCAACGGCATGGCGGGGGTGCGCACGCTCGAAGAGCTGCTCAAGCTCGCGCCCGAGCTCTACGACATCACCATCTTCGGCGCCGAGCCGCACCCCAACTACAACCGCATCCTGCTCTCGCCCGTGCTGGCGGGCGAGCAGACGCTGGAGCAGATCGTGCTCAACGATTGGTCCTGGTACCAGGAGCACGGCATCACCTTGCACACCGGCACCACCGTGACCGAGGTCAACCGCGCGCGGCGCACGGTGCACGCCACGGATGCGAACGGCGAGGCCATCACCGTGCCCTACGACCGGCTGATCCTGGCCACGGGCTCCAACCCCTTCATGCTGCCGATCCCGGGCAAGGACTTGGCGGGCGTATTGGCCTACCGCGACATTGCCGACACGCAGGCCATGATCGACGCCGCCGCCAAGTACCGGCACGCAGTGGTCATCGGCGGCGGCCTGCTGGGGCTGGAGGCCGCCAACGGCCTGATGAAGCGCGGCATGCAAGTGACCGTGGTGCACGCCGGCGAATGGCTGATGGAGCGCCAGCTCGACCCCGTGGCCGGGCAGATGCTGCAAAAAGCGCTGGCCGAGCGCGGCATGAACTTCCTGATGTCGGCGCAGACCCAGGAGCTGCTGGGCGGTGACGATGGCCGGGTGAAAGCCGTGCGCTTCAAGGACGGCAGCGAAGTGAGCGCCGATCTGGTGGTGATGGCCGTGGGCATCCGCCCCAACACCCAGTTGGCCGAATCCATGCGCCTGCACGTGAACCGGGGCATCGTGGTGAACGACACCATGCAGACCACCACCGACGCACGCATCTACGCCGTGGGCGAATGCGCTGCGCACCGGGGCGTGGCCTATGGCCTGGTGGCGCCGCTGTTCGAGCAAGGCAAGGTGCTGGCGAATCACCTGGCCGAATTCGGCATTGGCCGCTATGTGGGCTCGCAGACCTCGACCAAGCTCAAGGTCACGGGCATCGATCTGTTCTCCGCCGGCGACTTCATGGGCGGCGAGGGCACCGAGGAGATTTTGCTCAGCGACCCCGGCAGCGGCCAGTACAAAAAGCTGGTGCTCAAGGACGATAAGCTGGTCGGCGCCTGCCTGTACGGCAACACGGTCGATGGCAGCTGGTACTTCCGGCTGCTGCGCGAGGGCCGCAGCGTGGCCGAGCTGCGCGACAAGCTGATGTTTGGCGAGAGCAACATCGGCGAAGGCGGCCACGCCGGCCAGAACCAGGCGGCGACCTTGCCCGACAGCTTCGAGGTCTGCGGCTGCAACGGCGTGACCAAGGGCACGATCTGCAAGGCGATCAAGGAAAAAGGCCTGTTCACCATCGACGAGGTGCGCAAGCACACCAAGGCCAGCGCCAGCTGCGGCTCGTGCACGGGCCTGGTCGAGCAGATTTTGATGGCCACCGTGGGCGGCGCCTACGCGGCGGCCAGCACTGCCCAGCCGGTGTGCGCCTGCACCGACCACGGCCACCAGGCGGTGCGCGATGCGATTCGCACCCACCACCTCATCAGCAAGGAAGAAGTCTTCGCCTTCATGGAGTGGAAGACGCCCGACGGCTGCCCCAAATGCCGTCCGGCAGTCAACTACTACCTCACCAGCACCTGGCCCAAGGAGGCGCTGGACGACCCGCAAAGCCGCGCCATCAACGAGCGCAGCCACGCCAACATCCAGAAGGACGGCACGTATTCCGTCATCCCGCGCATGTGGGGTGGCGAGACCACGGCGGCCGAGCTGCGCCGCATTGCCGACGTGGTGGACAAGTACCAGATCCCCGGCGTCAAGGTCACGGGCGGCCAGCGCATCGACCTCTTGGGCGTGAAAAAGGAAGACCTGCAGGGCGTGTGGCGCGACATCGGTATGCCCTGCGGCCACGCCTACGGCAAGAGCCTGCGCACCGTGAAGACCTGCGTGGGCAGCGAATGGTGCCGCTTTGGCACGCAAGACAGCAGCCAGCTCGGCCGCGACCTGGAGCGTGCGCTGTGGCGCATGTACGCACCGCACAAGGTCAAGCTCGCCGTCAGCGGCTGCCCGCGCAACTGCGCCGAAAGCGGCATCAAGGACGTGGGGATCATCGGCGTCGATTCCGGTTGGGAGATTCACATTGCCGGCAACGGCGGCATCAAGACCGAGGTGGCGCACTTCTTCACCAAGGTGAAAACCGCCGAGGAGGTGATGGAGATCAGTGGCGCCTTCCTGCAGCTCTACCGCGAAGAGGGCTGGTACCTGGAGCGCACCACGCACTACGTCGCCCGCGTGGGGCTGGAACACGTCAAGCACAAGGTGCTGGAAGACGCGGACAACCGCCAGGCGCTGTGGGCGCGGCTGCAGTTCGCCCTGGAGGGCGAGCCCGACCCGTGGTTCGAGGGCGAGAAGGCGCGCGTGGACGAGCGCCAGTTCATCCCGATCGCCGTCGCTATTTGA
- the accD gene encoding acetyl-CoA carboxylase, carboxyltransferase subunit beta: protein MSWLEKLLPSKIQQTNPTERRQMPEGLWIKCPSCETVLYKNDLEFNQNVCPGCSHHHRIGARARLDAFLDNEGRYEIGQEVLPVDALKFKDSRKYPERLKEALENTGETDALIVMGGAVKSINVVAACFEFDFMAGSMGSVVGERFVRGVETAIEQKVPFICFTATGGARMQEGLFSLMQMAKTNAALTRLAQKGLPYISVLTDPTMGGVSAGFAFIGDIVIAEPKALIGFAGPRVIETTVRVKLPEGFQRAEFLQEKGAVDMIVDRRELRDTIAKSLAMLQRLPADAVA, encoded by the coding sequence ATGTCCTGGCTCGAAAAACTCCTGCCCTCCAAGATCCAGCAAACCAACCCCACCGAGCGCCGCCAGATGCCCGAGGGCCTGTGGATCAAGTGCCCCAGCTGCGAGACGGTGCTGTACAAGAACGACCTGGAATTCAACCAGAACGTCTGCCCCGGTTGCAGCCACCACCACCGCATCGGTGCGCGCGCGCGCCTCGACGCCTTCCTCGACAACGAAGGCCGCTATGAAATCGGCCAGGAAGTGCTGCCGGTCGATGCCCTGAAATTCAAGGACAGCCGCAAGTACCCCGAGCGCCTGAAAGAAGCGCTGGAAAATACCGGCGAGACCGATGCGCTCATCGTCATGGGCGGCGCGGTCAAGAGCATCAACGTGGTGGCGGCCTGCTTCGAATTCGACTTCATGGCCGGCTCCATGGGCTCGGTGGTGGGCGAGCGCTTTGTGCGCGGGGTGGAGACCGCGATCGAACAGAAGGTGCCCTTCATCTGCTTTACCGCCACCGGTGGCGCACGGATGCAAGAGGGTCTGTTCTCTCTCATGCAAATGGCCAAGACCAATGCCGCCCTCACACGCCTGGCGCAAAAAGGCCTGCCCTATATCAGCGTACTCACCGACCCGACCATGGGCGGCGTTTCCGCCGGCTTCGCCTTCATCGGCGACATCGTCATCGCCGAACCCAAGGCGCTGATCGGCTTTGCTGGCCCACGTGTGATTGAAACCACTGTGCGCGTCAAGCTGCCCGAGGGCTTTCAGCGCGCCGAATTCCTGCAGGAAAAAGGCGCCGTGGACATGATCGTCGATCGGCGCGAGCTGCGCGACACCATCGCCAAGAGCCTGGCCATGCTCCAGCGCCTGCCGGCAGACGCCGTCGCATAA
- the trpA gene encoding tryptophan synthase subunit alpha, producing MSRIQDTFAQLQAKGRKALIPYVTAGFPFADITPALMHGMVEAGADVIELGVPFSDPMADGPVIQKAGEKALSLGIGMVQVLDMVRSFRQRNQSTPVVLMGYANPVERYDQIHGTGAFVRDAAAAGVDGILVVDYPPEECEDFAAQLQAHSMDLIFLLAPTSTEERMQQVARVASGYVYYVSLKGVTGSGALNTEEVAAMLPVIRRHVSIPVGVGFGIRDAATAQAIGQVADAVVIGSRIIQLIEDQPHEKVVAVTVDFLRGVRKALDA from the coding sequence ATGAGCCGCATCCAGGACACCTTTGCACAACTGCAAGCCAAGGGCCGCAAGGCCCTGATTCCCTACGTCACCGCCGGCTTCCCGTTTGCCGACATCACGCCCGCCCTCATGCACGGCATGGTCGAGGCCGGGGCCGACGTGATCGAACTCGGCGTGCCGTTTTCCGACCCCATGGCCGACGGCCCCGTGATCCAGAAAGCGGGCGAAAAAGCCCTGTCGCTGGGCATTGGCATGGTGCAGGTGCTGGACATGGTGCGCAGCTTTCGCCAGCGCAACCAGAGCACACCCGTGGTGCTGATGGGCTACGCCAACCCGGTCGAGCGTTACGACCAGATCCACGGCACGGGCGCTTTTGTGCGCGATGCCGCCGCTGCCGGGGTCGATGGCATTTTGGTGGTGGACTACCCGCCCGAGGAGTGCGAAGACTTTGCCGCGCAGCTGCAGGCCCACAGCATGGATTTGATCTTTTTGCTCGCCCCCACCAGCACCGAGGAGCGTATGCAGCAGGTGGCGCGCGTGGCCAGCGGCTACGTGTACTACGTCTCGCTCAAGGGCGTGACCGGCTCGGGCGCGCTCAACACCGAGGAAGTCGCCGCCATGCTGCCCGTCATCCGCCGCCACGTCAGCATCCCGGTGGGCGTGGGCTTTGGCATCCGCGACGCGGCCACGGCCCAGGCCATCGGCCAGGTGGCCGACGCCGTGGTCATCGGCAGCCGCATCATCCAACTGATCGAAGACCAGCCGCACGAAAAAGTGGTGGCCGTCACCGTGGACTTTCTGCGCGGCGTGCGCAAGGCCCTCGACGCATAA